The Actinomycetota bacterium region CAGGATCACGTACAGGATCTTGCGTGGCATGTCAGAACCTCACGATCATCGCGAACGACCTCGGGTCCAGGGAGGCGCCCCCGACGAGGGCGCCGTCGATCTCTGGCTGGGCCATGAACGTGGCGATGTTGCCCGCGCTCACGCTCCCCCCGTACTGGATGCGGATGCCCTGCGCCGCGCCGTCGCCACCCACCTCGGCGAGGACGCGCCGTATCGCTCCGATCGTCTCGTTCGCCTCCTCGGGGGTGGGCGTTCGACCGGACCCGATGGCCCAGACGGGCTCGTACGCGACGACGAGCCGGGCGAACTGGTCCTTCGTGAGGCCGCGGAGGCCGTCGCGGACCTGCTGTCCCACGACCTCCTCCGTGCGTCCGGTGTCGCGCTCGTCCGCGGTCTCGCCGACGCACACGATCGGGATGAGGTCGTGGCGGTAGGCGGCCTGGACCCTCTTGTTCACGGTCTCGTCGGTCTCCCCGAAGTAGGTCCGGCGCTCCGAGTGCCCCACGATCACGTACCGGCAGTGGAGAGACGCGAGGAACGCCCCTGATATCTCGCCCGTAAACGCTCCCTCGTCCTCCCAATGCAGGTTCTGCGCCCCCAGGTCTATCGGGATGTGGTCCTCCTCCAGTACGAGCTGGACCGTACGGAGGGCGGTGAACGGAGGACAGACGACGACATCCGCCCTCTCGTAGTCCTTCTCCCCCAGCTCGTAGGAGAGCGTCTGGACGAGCGAGAGCGCCTCCGTGTGCGTCTTGTTCATCTTCCAGTTGCCGGCGACGATCGGCTTGCGGGTCATGCGCGGTCCTTTCCGTGCTCCATCAGCGCCTCGATCCCCGGGAGG contains the following coding sequences:
- the tpiA gene encoding triose-phosphate isomerase, which translates into the protein MTRKPIVAGNWKMNKTHTEALSLVQTLSYELGEKDYERADVVVCPPFTALRTVQLVLEEDHIPIDLGAQNLHWEDEGAFTGEISGAFLASLHCRYVIVGHSERRTYFGETDETVNKRVQAAYRHDLIPIVCVGETADERDTGRTEEVVGQQVRDGLRGLTKDQFARLVVAYEPVWAIGSGRTPTPEEANETIGAIRRVLAEVGGDGAAQGIRIQYGGSVSAGNIATFMAQPEIDGALVGGASLDPRSFAMIVRF